One Mus musculus strain C57BL/6J chromosome 2, GRCm38.p6 C57BL/6J genomic window, aatcaaataaccccattaaaaaatgcagctcagaactgaacaaagaattctcacctgaggaataccgaatggcagagaagcacctgaaaaaatgttcaacatccttaatcatcagggaaatgcaaatcaaaacaaccctgagattccacctcacaccagtcagaatggctaagatcaaaaattcaggtgacagcagatgctggcatggatgtggagaaagaggaacactcctccattgttggtgggagtgcaggcttgtacaaccactctggaaatcagtctggcggttcctcagaaaattggacatagtactaccggaggatccagcaatacctctcctgggcatatatccagaagatgccccaactggtaagaaggacacatgctccactatgttcatagcagccttatttataatagccagaagctggaaagaacctagatgcccctcaacagaggaatggatacagaaaatgtggtacatctacacaatggagtactactcagctattataaagaatgaatttatgaaattcctagccaaatggatggacctggagggcatcatcctgagtgaggtaacacattcacaaagaaactcacacaatatgtactcactgataagtggatattagcccaaaacctaggatacccaagatataagatataatttgctaaacacatgaaactcaagaagaatgaagactgaagtgtggacactatgcccctccttagatttgggaacaaaacacccatggaaggagttacagagacaaagtttggagctgagatgaaaggatggaccatgtagagactgccatatccagggatccaccccataatcagcatccaaacgctgacaccattgcatacactagcaagattttattgaaaggacccagatgtagctgtctcttgtgagactatgccggggcctagcaaacacagaagtggatgctcacagtcagctaatggatggatcacagggctcccaatggaggagctagagaaagtagccaaggagctaaagggatctgcaaccctataggtggaacaacattatgaactaaccagtaccccggagctcttgactctagctgcatatatatcaaaagatggcctagtcggccatcactggaaatagaggcccattggacttgcaaactttatatgccccagtacaggggaacacagggccaaaaagggggagtgggtgggcaggggagtgggggtgggtggatatgggggacttttggtatagcattggaaatgtaaatgagctaaatacctaataaaaaatggaaaaaaaaagaaaagtatactctatgtttattatgtatgtgtctatgtgaatCTGTGATACAATACATACAGAGAAAAGTACAATGGTCACTCTGTTAATTCTCTCCTAGTTTTAACAATTTTCTAGTGGTCCAACTTAAACTATAAGCCTTGCCCAAAAATATCATTATTGGAGAAAagttgtctctttctttttaaattatgcttTAGAAAAAAGATATAGATGCACATTTCaaacatacttatttttattttagattcaaAACATGTAACAATTACAGATAAAAGATAAGCCTATATAGTGACAAGTACAGCTAAATGATTAGCCTGCATAGAGACTGAGGGATAAGGCAGAACTCGAATTCAAAGATTGCCAACAACAAGATCCAATGGAATTTTTGCATGAGTATGTCCCACACAGACTCATCATGTACGTCAACatttcctggattttctggatgttttgacttagcatctttttgcattttgcattttctttgattgttgtgtccatgttctctatggattcttctgtacctgagattctctcttccatctcttatattctgctgctgatgcctgcatctatggttcctgatttctttcctaaggtttctatctccagagttgtctcccttttgggttttcttcattgtttctccattccatttttagttcttggatagttttattcaattctatcacctgtttggttgtgttttcctgtaattctttaagggatttttgtgtttcctctttaagtacttctacctgtttagcattgtttttctgtaattctttgaaggatttttgtgcttcctctttaaggtcttctacctgtttagcagtgttctctatatttctttaagtgagttaataatTTCctccttaaaatcctctaccagcatgatgagatatgattttagatcagaaatttgcttttcaggtgtgatggatatccaggacttgctgtggtgggcatactgggttctgataatgctgagtagtcttggtttctgttagtaagattctttcatttgcctttcatcatctggtaatctctgatgttagatgctctagctgtctctggctggagcttattcctcctgtgattctgttagcctctgtcagcactccttggagtcccagtggtcagagccctctctgcaggcaagctctcctgttTCGGGGAAGGTGCTCACAGATCtgtgtctcagctctgcctcctggctgaagatgaaggcccaaagggaccctgtccaagaagctttattgcttctgtggcccatgtgctctcctgctgggactggtctctgagagacctgggatacaagatggtgctctcacctgagacctggggtcagagccctctctggaggtcgactctcctcagtgatccttagatcctgggtgtgctagggcgcctgcagcatggagagtcctctggagaccgtGGGAATGTCCactgagtttgcacccaaggtggcATGGGGCTGACACTGACTGGAAAGAACCCCAGATGCTGGTCGGgagggtttcctgtgtccctgttcctgcttgcACAGGCCACTCCCAactgttttggaacagatgtttcatgttccactcaccagtgattccaagatcctgggtgtgctagggcacctgcagTGTGAATAGTTCTCAGGGGACCATGGGACCGTCCACCGAATTTGTGCCCGAGGTGGCGTGGGGCTGGCGCTGATCGGAACTTTTTCAAACTTTTAACTTATTTACCTCccagctcccctcctccccatctcttctcACCCAACTTTGACATTGCTTTTGCCTTCTTTCTCCATTGAGTCCAGTTTGCATTACCCAGTTATTCTTCGTAATAAGGACTGCCCTGATGTGTGGTCACAGTACCGTGGATCATGTCACTAAAGGAAAGTATCTGTCCTGACCTGAGTGAGTGATGGAATTTTGTGCCCCTCTTCCCacttctggctagaacttctacaGGTTTCATGCAACCTGAAATATTTGATGTGTATTATAAGACCCTGGTGACCTATCCACCAAAATTAGTGACATTGAAACCTCTTAATATTTTAAGGTTTAAGTCATAGCTGAGCAGACTCTCAACTAGCTCATCTAAGTTAACACAATCATCTAGCTGCAACCTGCAATACCATTAGCCAGCATTTCCTGGCCAGTAGTTACTTTGCTTTCCTCCCATGTCTCCTTGAGAAATGATCCTCCTCATTTTTCTTCCCAGACTCCCTTTCTCCCCCACTGGTAGTCCAGAGTTCCACTTCCTATGCTAGCTTCTCATTGTCAGCTCAACAACCAATCAGCAGCTTTGATACAACTCTTAAACAGTCTATAGATAGATGGTAGTGTGAAATTTTCTTTAGGATTTAAAAACAGGAATCTAGTAATGGGTCATTGTAATGACAATATCAGAACCTGTTGGCATTTTGCTCACTGCTCTATCAGCAATTAATAATCAAATATACAGTGACACACAATAAAATGTGAATGAGGGTCACCTCTACATATGTGAGTACTTATGTGCACCTGCCCTCCTGTATTTGGAGAACAGTTTCCTCGGTGCTATCAACCACTTCCAGCTTTATGCACTTATCCATGGAAAATTAAACTGATTATTGTGACTGTGATAAGTAAGTCTATAAAAATATGACCATGAAGATATGTCTTCAACACATGAATCTCAACAACTGCAGATGTATATATACTTGGAAGCAGcatggctggcttacagattagctaaatttttaacttttataaaaCCTATGTATCATTTTCCTTTACTGTCCTAATACTTTTGTTTCCCATCAGTCATATAAATGTATCATTTTGCAATAGACAAATAGGCATGAAAACTTAGAGTTgactttttaaagataaaattaacaTGCTCTCAGCTGCAAAAGGAAAGAGATTGAAGTATTTTCAACCCAAAGGGAAGAGAAGACATTATTACactgaataataataatgatattgatgacaatgatgatataaccataacaattataaatacacaaataaaaatcatcagattTTTATATATAACAACTGCCAATGGAGTGAATAATATACAGGAAATGAGAGGTTCCTAGAAACACAAGTAAAATCATGAGAAATTTTAGGATAATATTTCTGTTGTGTAAAAAATATACTGTAAAACTGATATACAGGGATTCTGTATGTATCCTTGAAAAATATAGACTTTAAGCAAGATTATTGCTTATATAAATGAACTCTAGAAAGAGGAATAATACTGACTGACTTAAAAATATTCTCTAAGGGAACAGAGAGATAGATGAGCCATTAAGCTTAGGAACAGAATCAAAGTGACAATACATAGTATCATTAGCAATTGTACTGTTCtagaatcatatatatatatatatatatatatatatatatatatatatatatattataagtaCAAATAATTTAACTCATTCTGGCCagcttattttaaataataatgaacaAAACTTATTAATTGGAGAGAAGGGTATcttctatttaaaaatacttttattaaaaatgtttttatataaagtatatactGGCTGGGTTTCTCCTTTTCCAGATACTCTTTGTCCATGCAAATCacactcttcctttctctctaatTAGAAAACTAGCaagcatctaaataataataataataataataaatcatagtgataaaaataaaataagataaaacaaacagaataggacaaaacaatgacaaaaaaataagaaaaagggaaaacgccaacacacacacacacacacacacacacacttgcacacacagaaatctccccccccccaagaaaaaacacaaaatctgAAAACATAATGCATAACAAAAGACCAGTGAGGTCTGAAAAATGTTCTGGCAAACATACAATAACAACAAGAATAAAAAATATACTTCAAAAATAACGTTGAGTTGATTTGTGTTGACCATCTACTGCTAGGTATGGAGCCTATCCTTAAGTGTGTTTGCATACCAAGTGAGACTCCactagagaaaattatttttttcctgtgtgagTGTTTTGAAATAGCTTATGTATTGGGGTGGGGGCTTGTGTTCACTAACCTTCTCAGAACTGGAAAATACATAGCTTAGAACTGAACAGATCCTGTGCCTAATACCTTAAACTCTGTAATTCCATATGTGTCTAAGTTCTATTATGTCTacaaggccttgtttccttggtgtcttctgTACCCACTGCCTCTTATAATTTTTACATATCCTCTTCCCCATACTTCCATGAGCGATGAGGGGAAAGATTAGGTAAAGACAcaccatttagggctgagcattcaaCATTTCCCACTCTCTATGCATTGTCTAATTGTgggtctccatatttgctccgaTCTGCTGCAGAAAGAATGACTAAGCAGGACACTGATCTATAAGTATATCATGccattaggagttattttataACTGTATTCTTTTATTAGAACAGTAGTTTCCCCTAAGTCTTTGATGTCTCTAGTCTTAATTCTTGGCTATACGAGCACTGTCTAAACAAATTAAGAAGTACATGTGACAGTGGCATATATCAAGAAAAGCTTCAGTAGCTACTTTAGTATTAGACAAAGTATGATTCAGAAGTAAGAATATTactagagaggaaaaggagattaGGTACAAATAgtcattaaattatatatattaaatagttACATAACTTGTTGCAATAAAGCTATTTTAAATATaagatgtatatatgtacatgtatataaacacacacacaaagttgaaATAGATCTGTTTAAAATTCATATCAATGTCCTCTTTAAACCTCATGGGGTCTTAATGATTTGAAAATCAAGTACTTACATTCTGACATAGCAAATTATCAGAGAATGTAATGATATGACCTCTATATGATCAGCAGTGCCTGCTTGTTTGAGGCAACTCTgtcatgaatttgagaaccactttACCGTGGTCATAAAGAACACAAAACATATGGTTTCTCTTACTGATCAAGAATAAGGTATCACTGTGGGTTTGTTggctaaggaaaaaaatcatataactTCACTAATTTTAAACGACTTATTCATACTTTTCAATTGTATCTCTGTTATATTTCATAAATATGCAGTACTTGGTATCATTCTAAACAAAGAAACCCCTAAGAGATGTCCAAAATAATTACCTACGGGGTTCTCTTTTGTTCAGTATGTAGGCTGTGAGTTTTGCCCATGGGACAAAGATTCAAATGCTGAATAAAAACCAGGCCAACAGACAGTGATTTAAAGACGCTCTCCCTCCATAACATGAGTGTATCCACAAGTACACCGCACAGAGGGAGAAAATCTGAGCTATGAGAAAACATTGAGTCTGGTAAGCTAGATCATTTCCCTGATTCTCTTCTCTAAGACAACTCTGAAAATATATCCATGTATCTATTTTACCAACAACTACCATGATTGAGGTTAAGaatcatttttatgttttgttccaGATTAGAAAATTATACATGCCTTCTTAACTTCTATTATATCTAAAATTCTGTGGTTTACCATCAGTTGCTATATCACAAAAAGCATGCCCTCTGAAATGTGCTTATGTCTGCATccgatcatttttatttttctgctgaACATATAAACAGCATGCAACTATTCTTTTTCACACCCACTACTGTTTAACAGGATAGAGCCCCTTTACATGGAATATGCTCAGTATGTAGGACAAATTTCAGCATAGAGAGATGTAAAATGGGTCATCAACCTAGTGAGATGTGATGTGACACTTGCATATTACAAGAATGCAACGAAAAAGAATATGAGAAGTAATAAAGCCATCAATGAGCTCAAAAGAGAATTCCAAAGATGATTAAATGGAGGATTTTGTGTAGGTTCTTCTGGATAAAAAGACATGAAGCCTGAAACAGATGTTATATTCCTGAAAAGGAGCCAGTACTGTAGTATGTCATTTATGCCTACAAATCCATGTTACTCAGTAAATAAATGTCAACTTACAGAAATTGCCAGCTATAGTCATTTTGAGGAAAAGTCAttacacacagatagacagacagagaatagCTATTGCTTACACAGAATTCAGCTGAAGGGTAAAATCATTACCCATAATTTTgaacacaatattgtttaaagatacactaagaatgaagaaagaaaacaatacaaacttTAACATACTCTGATTGTGATAAAatgcatgtgttttctttataaaattttattttacatattcatAATACActattgaaacaaagaaatgtttgtGTCATGGTTATAATGTCAATAGATCATAGTGATTTGGCCAAGTAtcactattttttaaatgaatatcaagtctattaaatatattatatgtacatagcTGTTAATAGAGTGATTACCCATTCCACAGTAGTTTAATAAACtccaatttttaaatgttatgttTTTTCTTGCTCCAATGTTTCATGAGAAGCcacataattacattttaataaattccttTCTCAAGCACACAATATCCTGCCCTTAACTATTATTGTTACAAATTATTCAAGATTGTACAAATGGTATTTTTAGGAAATTTTCACACTGATGAGAAACTAAATTTGGATTGGAATTCAGATGGTTCAGTCTTTACAAATATCACAGACATATTTGTTAAAAATCCAACTATTTTCCTTAGAAAATAGGGATGTCTTTGTTGtagaaaatagatttatttttgagTAAAAAGATTACTCTCTAAGATATACATTTGCCAAAGCAAATATTTTACATGATTTATCTCCTTTGTTCCTTAGTGCATGTTTCTGACTTCTCAGAAAATGGGAAGGTAAAATAGTACCCTATACAGGGAGGTCAACTTCTTCACTTCATGACCCCAGGGACTTCAAATGATATAACAGGTAGgacacaaaatttgaaaataatactCAAGGAATTactgaaggaagagaggaaatttGTAAATGTCAGCCCCATTCAGTTTGAGCATTGTTAATATTACCCATTAATATGGACACTATTATATTTTGATATAAATAATTAGTTTTTAGTGGATGCTCAAATTCGCATTACTGCAAAACTAACAAagacaaaatttatttatttacatatgtatgtgatatattatCATCTTTCAAGTAATAGCAGTGATCAATAAATAAGTGATACAAGTTGAAGAGAGattaatagataatagataaatatacAGTAGATGGATACATATTTTATGATAAAAGGCACAGTGTATTGATTCATTCCTATTTATtgatatcattaaaaataaataggttCTAATTATAGCCTTAAATTGTATATAATGTTCAAGTCTGAATGTGAATGGTCCTTCTATTCAATTAATTGATTTCTATATTCATCTGTATTGACAATTTGCTAATGAGCTTAGTTGTCCACACAAGTTCCctgatatattttaatttatgttaAATATGAACATTCTGCTCATATCCCAATTAGTATGAGCTTTAGTATCCTACAACGTATGCTGGAGGTTTTCTCAGAATGGTTAGCACATTTCCTTCAGAAGAGTAAgataaatatttaacattataaagtaatataaaaaaACATATTGTGGCTTAAAGAAATCACtaactatagtaataaaaacagaaagactgTAACATGCTTTGTACATTGAAATTCAATGTAATTCATAATCATTTCCCCAAGGATATGAGTTAAATTTTATCATATGGTGGAATGAGTGTTGGCTCCACATTGATAGTTTGTTTAAATTGAACTAGCGAGTAAGATATTCCTCACAAGGAAAACCAATAATTTGTAACCTCTCACTTGTAACCAATGTTTTTGCATACCATCATATAGAGCATATTTCTGAAACAATGTTCATATAAGTGTAATCTTACCCTTTGCTTCCACAGAAGTTAACAGTGGCTCATGATATTGATAGTAATATTATATTGATAGCAATATTTATATTGATAGTAATACCATTCATATTTTGTGAAGATTTCTATTTACATCTATTAAGTCTCAAGTTGAATGTCAAATTCTATAAGTAATTTGTACTACACATCCATCCaaaatctttctttctctgtaggTTCTTAGGACAAAATGAATGGAGTGAATGAGTCCACGGTGTCAGAATTTGTGCTTTTGGGACTTTCCCGCTCACAGAATCTTCAGGTCTTGCTCTTTGTGATATTTTTGATACTTTATCTGCTCATTATTTCAGGAAACATTGTCATCATGATCTTAATAACCATTGACCGCCATCTCCATTCCCCTATGTACTTCTTGTTGGCCAACCTGTCCTTTGTTGATATATGGCTTTCCTCAGTTACCACACCAAAAATGGTCATAGACTTTCTCAGGGAACACAAAACCATTTCCTTTGAAGGATGTATGTCCCAGGTCTTCTTTGCTCATTGCATTGCTGCAGGAGAGATGGTGCTGTTGCTGGTAATGGcatatgaccgctatgtggccatctgtaaaCCTCTCCACTATTTCACAATCATGAACCTGAAAAGATGCACTGGATTGGTGTTGACTTCCTGGACCGTTGGCTTTGTGCATGCCTTGAGCCAGCTTGTAGCAGTTCTGCAGCTACCTCTCTGTGGCCCATTGGAAATAGACAGTTTTTTCTGTGACATGCCACTAGTAATCAAACTAGCCTGCACAGATTCCCATGATTTGGACATTTTAATGAATGCTGACTGTGGGATTGTAGTTGTATCTTGCTTTATTATGTTGCTCATATCCTACACATATATCCTTATCACTGTTCGCAGGAGCTCTAAGGCTGGGGCATCTAAGGCCCTGTCCACGTGCACTGCCCACATCACTGTGGTGATGCTGCTGTTTTTGCCCTGCATCTTCATCTATGTTTGGCCCCTCAACATCACCTGGTTGGACAAATTTCTTGCTGTGTTTTATTCTGTTGTTACACCTCTCCTAAATCCAGCCATTTATacactgagaaataaagaaataaaaaatgctcTAAAGAGATTTAAAAGCTATGTTATGAATCACAAGGTAAATACTTAATGCCCAGGAAATCCaccataaatattttaagatgatATTTCAATGAAATGAGGACAGGTTAAAATTTGGGGTATTTAATTTATAAGTATAATTAGTTACAGTATTTTGACATGTAATAAGTATAATGTAATTTTAGAGATTGAAAGTTTTAATCATATAGACCAACAAATTGtttcttaaatttttcaaaatctGACAGTTCTTTGGAGAGAATTATTAATAGCTCTTACATGTCTTCAGTAATATGAAGAAGAACCTAAATGTATTCATCAATCTCATACctatttttgtaaaattaacttaaatattGTTCTAACAACATGAAAATTTTATTCTTATTCTCTACCTTATAATATCCCACAAACATTCTACTCACCCCTCTGTAAAATGGCAATATCATTTACTTTATTCCAGCTTTCTCCAAAAATATTAGAGGGAGAATATGAAAATTGTGGACAAATAAAGTTTATGAACATCACAAGAAACAGCAGTGGACATTACTTGTTATTGATTTGAttaacttaataaaaataaattgttgtGTAAACAAATATACTATTTTTCTCAATTATCTGAATTTCAAGAACAAAAATTTCCTTTAAATTGTTGTTTACTATTCATGAACTATAGTCTCTCTGTATGTATCAGTCCAATTGTGTCCATAAAATCTTATTTCTTTGATGTCTTCAGTCCCCATTGGCTTGTATAATCTTTATATCTCTTCTTTTCCATAGTTCCTTAAGCCATGAATGGAGAAATTAGATGACTACATACCACTTAGGACTGTTTCAAGGTTTCTTGTTCTCTGCTTATTGTCTActtgtggatctctgtatttgCCCC contains:
- the Olfr1299 gene encoding olfactory receptor 1299 — protein: MNGVNESTVSEFVLLGLSRSQNLQVLLFVIFLILYLLIISGNIVIMILITIDRHLHSPMYFLLANLSFVDIWLSSVTTPKMVIDFLREHKTISFEGCMSQVFFAHCIAAGEMVLLLVMAYDRYVAICKPLHYFTIMNLKRCTGLVLTSWTVGFVHALSQLVAVLQLPLCGPLEIDSFFCDMPLVIKLACTDSHDLDILMNADCGIVVVSCFIMLLISYTYILITVRRSSKAGASKALSTCTAHITVVMLLFLPCIFIYVWPLNITWLDKFLAVFYSVVTPLLNPAIYTLRNKEIKNALKRFKSYVMNHKVNT